The window ATGCAGCTTCTTCTGCCAGTCTTTGTACTTCCCTTCAAGGCTTCCACCTTCTAACTCATACTTATTCTCCCTATCCAAACCCAATTCAAAGATGTCATCTTTCAAGTGATCAGCTACTGAATCTAATATAAAGTTCAAATCTTTCTAACTCATACTTCTTCTCCCTAATGAAGACAAGTTATTAAAACCCAAACCCAGTTCAAAGATGTCACCTTTCAAAGTGATCAGTTACTGAATCTAACTATAAAGTTCTAATCTTTCTGTCTGAAACAACCTTTGGAATCAACGAAAAGCGTGTAGAGATATTATACTTACAGGCCAAAGATTTGAAAGTAGTTGACGGAATCATCAACGGGTTGAATGCTGCGGCACGAGTCACAGAACAAAAACGCAGCTTTGTCCGAAGAGAAACCACAGTTCCAGCACACGGAGGAGATTCTCTTGTCGGAAGATTCAGAGGAGAAAGCTCTCCCGGAAAATTGGAGTCTCCTGATGGAAACCGCCAAGGTTTTAACCGGATTCAAGTCGGTTTGTGGATTAGTCGAAATCGCTGCGAGTGGATTGCATCGgagagtagaagaagaaggatgAGAGATTCTTCGTCTTATTAAAAGGGTGGAGATTGAAGCCACCAGCTTCTTTGATTTGTTCATTTGATTTGTCTCTCTCTGTCGGAAACACAAGTACGAGAGATCGTCGTATACTATTTTAAGCACCCGAACCAAACCGGTTAGGTCTAAACTGTAAAAAAGTTGGTTTTCCGGTTAGTATTAAATGTATTCCGGTTAAAGACTGTTATTCGGCTTGGACCAGCTCTAATTAGAGTAGCTTTGATTATGAATTTGCAACAAGTTTACAAAAAGAATCCACAAAACTATAGCATGCATAGGAACCTGAGCTTCCTTCAGAGCCAAGACCTGAAAGCAAAGAAGCTATCTTACGTTTTAATCAGGGCCGATCCAGGGTAAAGCCCGATGAAACATTCGCAGTcccatattttttgaaaaaaatttacatatgcATAGACtcccaaattttttaaaatggctcccaaattttcttaatattttttttcaccgAAATCTTTACAAAAATCGCCTAAAACCTCCAAAATTTCAGGGCTGGCCCTAGTTCTCATTCTTACCTTTGTTTAAGTGATCATCTCCTGTCTCCTGCTCTCTCTTGTCTTCTTGACTAAAATAGCTCCCCTCTTGATGTTGAAAAATCTTGACTGTGTGTGATCTTTGAGGAACATTTTCAAATTATCTCTGACAAACTTACTTTCTTTGTCTGATCCTATGTTTTATTTGGCGGGAACTCCACATCTTCTTTGACCGGTGTTATATTCCTAACCATGTTTATTGCTCTATCTAGAGTTCCTAAAGCTTGTTCCACCTCTGTACTAATGCTTAACTGTCTTCTGATATTGCCATTTACATTCCTCTCCTCAAAAGAAACACTTTCCTCAAAatattcttctttttcctcCTCAATCTCCAAAATCGCTCGTCTGCAATGGACAGTTTCATCTTCATCATTTTCGTGTTTATTCTCCGTCTCCAACTCTTGTTCTTCCTCAGTTGCTTTATTAGTTGAATACATAGCTTGACGTATGTTAATGTACAAAGGATCAGCTAAAGCTCTGCTGAAATCTTCATCAAGTTTCGCCACCGAACCAGCTGCCTGTTTACATTCAAAAGTAAGAAAACTGCACCGAAACACTGAGACAGCTAAACCAAAACTCATGTTTTCTTGACCTTTTTATACAGTTTGAAACCTTTACCGACGATCTGCCTAGCGATAAAATTCATAAGAGACGGAGGGACCAAGTCCAGCTTTATATCAAGTTCCCCTATCACcctacaaaattttatatatatatttttaagaacaaACCTCACTAGACAAACTTGTTCACCGGTCCGGACCTTATGCAAGCATGTGCCTTGTAAAATCTTAAATGGTGGAAACGCAAACTGTGGCCACCTAGTAACATAAAACAAGACATGAGATCCCTTGTTCTTGACAATCCATAGTCTTAAGAGACTCTCACTAACCAGTTCTTGTAGAGGGCTGTTTCCCAAGAAACACACAAACCTGCATCATCATAAAACATCAGATGCAGAATCATGTTTTAGAGATGCTATTAAAAGAAACACTTACAGTCTTCGAGAGTGGAATCCATGTAACCCTCAACGAGCAAAGTGTGAAAGGGACTTCCTTCAAGCCCTTCACGGTACATGACACGGCAATCTTCAAGATCTTGTTTTATCTGTAAAAGAAAACACTTGTTTGCTAACTAGTTACAATCCAAGATCACCTGTCCAAAAAGAGTTTAATGTGTGTCTGAAGTCAGACATACTTTCCAATCACcatgtgatgatgatgatgcatcCGTCATTGAAACACTCCTAAGCATGCTAAGTAGCTTTGATACATCAGCTGCTCTTTTATCCAATATATTCTCATTACACTCTACACATTAATCACACCAAACATGACACAAAACCTCAGAGTGGATTCATAAACAATAAAAGCACAAAATGGACATACCTTGAGAAGAGTAAAGCTGGTTTCTGAGAAGAGATTTGAGAGTCTCATGATCAGTGAGCTCAGGAGAAGACAGGGTCTTGTCCAACTTCTCTCTGTACTCAGAGATCTCTCGTTTCTTCTCCATAATCTCACACTTCCAAACTTACAGCCTTCTAGTGAAGTTATTTATTAGATTCCGAGGACAAAACGTGATCCACTAGATGGAAAACTATCTatagaaaattcaaaatctGTTTCATTTCCAGGAATAGTTGAAGTTTTACCAATAAAGGGTTGCGTGATGAGAAAGATTAATGTCAAGATTAACCATAAGAGAGGCTGACAAAGATTAAGAGTTTATGGAAACGGACAACTACAAGTTTAGGTGTCAGTGAAGATAGGTGGGAAGTTCTCTTCTGCCTATTTAATCACATCTTCTTGGCTCTACATTTCTATAAATCTATTCTTTAATACATATGCAGAGGACAAAAATAGTCATAAATAGGATGATGATGAGACAGGTGCACCAGAACATTTTTGGGGTCCTTATGTTTTGTGCAATTATGGTTAGCAACCAGATGAATAAGACTTGACATTCTTCTACTCCAAAACtttagaaaattcaaaaaatgtgAAAGTGTTAATTTTGTTTGTTGTATAAATGTGACACTCATTCAGAAAAAtaacttacatttttatattgtatattgatAACCTCTATTGTCAGGTTATATAATATAGTAGGCCAccaataaaatcatata of the Brassica rapa cultivar Chiifu-401-42 chromosome A03, CAAS_Brap_v3.01, whole genome shotgun sequence genome contains:
- the LOC103855674 gene encoding iron-sulfur cluster co-chaperone protein HscB homolog; this encodes MNKSKKLVASISTLLIRRRISHPSSSTLRCNPLAAISTNPQTDLNPVKTLAVSIRRLQFSGRAFSSESSDKRISSVCWNCGFSSDKAAFLFCDSCRSIQPVDDSVNYFQIFGLENKYELEGGSLEGKYKDWQKKLHPDLVHNKSQKERDYAADQSAKVTEACRTLTKRLSRAMYIMKLNGKNINEEETVTDPTLLMEMMELREAIAEADDSKELNQIQSQVQENLKQWSDSFADNFESQRFDEAVKCIRRMTYYEKACEEIVKKL
- the LOC103855675 gene encoding uncharacterized protein LOC103855675 isoform X1, coding for MEKKREISEYREKLDKTLSSPELTDHETLKSLLRNQLYSSQECNENILDKRAADVSKLLSMLRSVSMTDASSSSHGDWKIKQDLEDCRVMYREGLEGSPFHTLLVEGYMDSTLEDCLCVSWETALYKNWWPQFAFPPFKILQGTCLHKVRTGEQVCLVRFVLKNIYIKFCRVIGELDIKLDLVPPSLMNFIARQIVGKGFKLYKKAAGSVAKLDEDFSRALADPLYINIRQAMYSTNKATEEEQELETENKHENDEDETVHCRRAILEIEEEKEEYFEESVSFEERNVNGNIRRQLSISTEVEQALGTLDRAINMVRNITPVKEDVEFPPNKT
- the LOC103855675 gene encoding uncharacterized protein LOC103855675 isoform X2; protein product: MEKKREISEYREKLDKTLSSPELTDHETLKSLLRNQLYSSQECNENILDKRAADVSKLLSMLRSVSMTDASSSSHGDWKIKQDLEDCRVMYREGLEGSPFHTLLVEGYMDSTLEDCLCVSWETALYKNWWPQFAFPPFKILQGTCLHKVRTGEQVCLVRQLVRWRNLMKISAEL